AGTGTGCTTCACAAGGCGCAGAGCCTTTTTGGATACCTTCCTATAGAGGTTCAGAGAAAGATATCTGAGGGTCTTTCTGTACCACTAGCAGAGGTGTACGGAGTTGTGACTTTCTACTCGCAGTTCACGC
This is a stretch of genomic DNA from Andreesenia angusta. It encodes these proteins:
- a CDS encoding NAD(P)H-dependent oxidoreductase subunit E, with product MEFKFDWEENKEKLQQLDDIIADKKGTKGALMSVLHKAQSLFGYLPIEVQRKISEGLSVPLAEVYGVVTFYSQFT